ACACGTACATGCGCTGCTCGGGCTGGGCCGTGGCGGCGAGTCGCGCCCCGCACGGGCGCGTGGATTGAAACCTTGATGGCGCCCTCGAGGTTCCGCGACCAACCCTCGTCGCGCCCCGCACGGGCGCGTGGATTGAAACAATATTGAACCTGTCGGTTTTGGTGAGTATTTCGGGTCGCGCCCCGCACGGGCGCGTGGATTGAAACGCCGGCGGCGATCGGTTCGACCCGGTCGAGCTCGGGTCGCGCCCCGCACGGGCGCGTGGATTGAAACCTCGAAAACGCAGTGGAAGTACCCAAAGGACGTCGTCGCGCCCCGCACGGGCGCGTGGATTGAAACACACCGGATGCCATGTCGATATGCTCGCAGTTCCCCGGGTCGCGCCCCGCACGGGCGCGTGGATTGAAACGCCCGCCCCGCAACATCCACCTTCCCGACCCCGCGTGTCGCGCCCCGCACGGGCGCGTGGATTGAAACGTGTTTTGACGATTGGAATTATTCCGATGGTTCCGTCGCGCCCCGCACGGGCGCGTGGATTGAAACCAGTTTGACCTGAAAGACGAGGATGGAGAAGTGCGTCGCGCCCCGCACGGGCGCGTGGATTGAAACGGCGAGCTGGGCGCGGACATGCCGGCCACCGAGGGTCGCGCCCCGCACGGGCGCGTGGATTGAAACTCCTGTAAACCCTCACCTATTGGCGCCCTCTCGAGTCGCGCCCCGCACGGGCGCGTGGATTGAAACACGACGGCTACGTGCAGTTTGAACTGCGCTCCAGTCGCGCCCCGCACGGGCGCGTGGATTGAAACCGGCGGAGGCGGCCTGATGCTCTGCGCGGAAGTCGGTCGCGCCCCGCACGGGCGCGTGGATTGAAACGTTCCAACCCGGCCGCCGGTTGTTTGCCGACGACGGGCGTCGCGCCCCGCACGGGCGCGTGGATTGAAACCGCGTTGTCCGTTGCGACATAGTCAGGCTGATGCGTCGCGCCCCGCACGGGCGCGTGGATTGAAACTTGACCGCGACGTTGCCCACGCTGGCGCTCGATTGTCGCGCCCCGCACGGGCGCGTGGATTGAAACTCCAGCGGCTGGTCGAAGGTCAATCGCCGTGTGGTCGCGCCCCGCACGGGCGCGTGGATTGAAACCAGCAATTCATCCTCGACCTCGAAAAGTCCATCGCGTGTCGCGCCCCGCACGGGCGCGTGGATTGAAACATCCGGGGCGTGGCTCTCCCCCCTCACCTCCCCGGGTCGCGCCCCGCACGGGCGCGTGGATTGAAACTCGGTTCGGTTGGGCTCATGCGGCTGGCTCATCGGTCGCGCCCCGCACGGGCGCGTGGATTGAAACTTCGTGATGACGGCCATGACCTTCTGCCCGTCGAGGGTCGCGCCCCGCACGGGCGCGTGGATTGAAACGTTGGTCACCTCGATCAGGTGGGCGATGATGTCGAGTCGCGCCCCGCACGGGCGCGTGGATTGAAACGTACATCAGAGGCAGCGATGCGCTGATGTCGTACGTCGCGCCCCGCACGGGCGCGTGGATTGAAACTCTGCAACGTAGGTTTGCCAGGCCGTACAGGCCACGTCGCGCCCCGCACGGGCGCGTGGATTGAAACGAGCCCACCGACCCGCAGTACCAGCGCACTGAATCGTCCCGCGCTGTCGCGCGGATTAAAACTTGCTCGGGTACACGACATCACCACCGTCGTTGCTGTCAGCCACCTTGTTGTCGTCTCTGCCAACCTATCCCATCTGCACGCTGGGACCGTTTTCCATCCCCCGCCAATGCACGACTTCGAGGCGGCCGTCGAAGTGTTCGACGACCGCGCTGCACGAGTCGACCCAGTCGCCGCAGTTCAGGTAGCGGACCTTGCCGATCCGGCGGTCGGAGGCCCAGTGGATGTGGCCGCAGATCACCCCATCCACGCCACGCAACTGGGCGGCGTGCGCCATGCTGTCCTCGAAGTCGAAGATGAAGCCCACCGCCTTTTTCACTTTCTGCTTCGCGTACCCGGCCAGCGACCAGTAGCCCGGCATGTGCAGCAGCCGGCGTGCCCGCGACAGCAGATGGTTGAGCCGGACCAGGGCGTTGTAGGCGACATCGCCGAGCACCGCCACCCAGCGGTGGTGACGCGTGACCTGGTCGTATTCGTCACCGTGGATCAGCCAGTAGCGACGGCCATCGATCGTCTCGTGTTCACATTCGGATTCCACCCGGATGTCGCCGAAGGTGATGCCGGCGTAATCGCGCAGGGCCTCGTCGTGGTTGCCGGGGATGAAGACCACGGTGCAACCGTGGCGGGCGCGGCGCAGCACCTTCTGCACCACGGTATTGTGCGCCGGAGCCCACTGCACGCTGCGGTTCATCGCCCAGAAGTCGATGATGTCGCCGAGCAGGTAGAGGTGCTCGGATTCGAACTCCTTCAAAAAGGCGAGCAGGTTTTCGGCCTGGCAGGCGCGCGTGCCCAGATGCACGTCGGAAATGAAAACGGAACGCACCGCCGGCATCAGTCGGCACGCCCTCCGGCGCCAGTCGCAGCCGGCCACGGCTGCGCAGCCCCACCGCGGCGCCAGGCGCGGAGCAGCGCATCGGCAAAAGTGTCGACGACGTGCCCCCAGCTCAGGCCCTCGGCGCTGCGCCGCGCAGCCTCCCCCAGCTCGGCACGAAGCCGGTCATTTACAGCCAGCTGGATCGCCCGTTCGATGAAACCGTCCTCATCACCGCAGCGCACCACGGCGCCGTTGTCCAGATCCCGGATCGTTTCGGCGGCGGCGGCGTAGCCGTAGGCCAGCGTACACACGCCGCTCGCCATCGCTTCCAGGGTGACGTTGCCGAACGTTTCGGTCTGGCTGGGAAAGAGAAACAGGTCGGATGAAGCGTAATGTGCGGCCAGGTCTTCACGGTGCCGGGTTCCGGCCAGGACCGCATCGGGGCAGGTACGGGCCAGCGTATCGCGCAAGGGGCCGTCACCGACCAGGATCAACCGGGCATCGGCCCGCTGCTCACGGATCGCGGCAAAGGCGCGCAGCACCAGGCCGAGGTTCTTTTCCGGGGCGAGGCGTCCGACGCTGATCACGGCGAGGCCGTCAGGGGCAAGGCCCCAATCCCGGCGCAAGGCTTCGCTGCGCCGCAACGGATCGAACAGCGCAGTATCGACTCCGCGCCCGATGGCTTCCACCCGTGCATACCCCTGGTCGCCCAGGCTGCGCACCAGCTCGGCCGTCGGCACATAGGTGGTGGCGCTGCGGTTATGGAAACGGCGCAGATAGGCGGCCACCGGCCGGCGCAGCCAGCCGATGCCGTAATGCGCGCTGTAACGGTCGAAATTGGTATGGAAGTCCGATGTCACCGGCACACGCAGCGTGTTCGCCACGGTCACCGCGCTCCAACCGAGGGGGCCTTCGGTCGCCACGTGCACCAGGTCAGGACGCCGCCGCGACCACTCGCGCAGCAACCGGGAGCGGGCCGGCAGACCGAACCTGAGCCCATCGTAGCGCGGCAGCTTCAAGCCCCGCACCAGCACTTCATCGAATCCATGCGCGCCCGCCGGGGTGGAGTCGGAGGCCTGACGCGGACGCACCAGCTGCATGTCGTAGCCGCGCTCGACCAGGCCGTCGACCATCCGTTCGAGCGTCATGGCCACCCCGTTTACTTCGGGCGGAAAGGTTTCGGTCACCAGCGCGATGCGCAGGCGGGATGGCGGACAGGGTGCTTCCGTCGTGCAATCGAGCGCTCTCATGGCGCTGCAGCGTAGGCGACCCGCAATACAACTCGGTTACGCCGAAATTGCGCGCCCGTTAAACCAACCCGCACGGCAACTCGTGCACTTACCGCCGCCATTGCCGCGCCCCTGATGCAACGATAAGCTAAACTTCAGCGCCGGCCCGCCAGGGGTCTGCCACCCATCCGTCGCACGCATTCGGAAGCACCGGAACACATCATGCCCACCTGGGGACACGGACTACGGGCAAAATCCGCCCTCGCCCTGCTGCTCGCCTGCCTGCTCGCGCTGCTGCCGGCGGCCTTTTTTGCCTGGCGGGCATTCGACGAGGTCAAGACCCATCTGGGCGAAGGCTATGCGCGCAACTTCACCGAGTTGCATCGCCAACGCATCCTCGGCCCGATCGCGCGCGAACTGGCGCTCGCCCACCGCCTGGCCGACTCGGTGGCGATCCGCCACTGGCTGCGCGACGAGCGCGACCCCTCCCGCCAGGCGCAGGCGCGGGAGGAGGCGGAAGGCTTTCGCCGGGCGTTCCGCGACCACAGCTACTTCCTCGCCAGCAGCGGCTCGCTCGACTACTACTACAATGACCCGGCCCAGGATTACAGCGCCGCGCCCCGTTACCGGCTCGACCCGCAGAAAGCCGACGACGCCTGGTTCTTTTCCACGCTCGCCGCCGCCCCCCGCATCAACATCAACGTCAACCCCGACCGCTGGCTGAAGCAGGCCAAGGTCTGGCTCAATGTCGTCATCGAAGACGACGGCCGCCGCCTGGGCATCGCCGGCACCGGCCTGGATCTGTCGCGCTTCATGAAGGAATTCATCGACGCCGGCATTGCCGGCCTGACGCCGATGATCATCGACCGCAGCGGCGTGATCCAGCTCCACCCCGACACCCGCCTGATCGCGCTCGGCTCGGGCGCGCGCCACGATGCCGAAGCGCGCACCCTGGCCAGCCTGCTCGCCGACGCCGCGGAGCGCGACGCGCTGCACGCCGCCCTCGACCGCGCCGCCGCCACGCCGGGTACGGTGGAGCAGCTGTGGGTGACGCTCGATGGCGGCCGGCGCCTGCTGTCGCTGTCCTATCTGGACGAGCTGCGCTGGTACGTGCTGACCGCGGTCGATCTCTCGGTGGCCGAGATCGTCGATCGCGGCTGGGTCCAGGGCGCGGCGGCCGGCTTCGCGCTGCTGATCGTGCTGATGCTGGCGAGCTTCAGCTTCGCCGTCGACCGCCTTGTGCTGCGCCCGCTGAAAGCCCTTCACCACTCGGCGCTGGCCCTCACCCGCGGCGAAACCGTGCGCCTGCCCCCGCCGGGCAGGGACGAACTCGGCGACCTGTCGCGCGCCTTCGGCACCATGGCGGCAAAGATCCGCGCCCACACCGATGAACTCGAGGACAAGGTGCGCACGCGCACCGAGGCGCTGCAGGCGGCCAACACGGCGATGAGCGCGGCGCAGAAAAAAGTCCGCGATTCGATCGAATACGCCAGCCTGATCCAGCGCGCGCTGCTCCCCGACCAGCGCCTGAGCGAACTCCTCGGCCCCCATCACTTCGCCCTGTGGCGGCCGCGCGACACCGTCGGCGGCGATTTCTACCTGTTCCGCGCCGAAGGCGGGCACAACCTGCTGGGCATCGTCGATTGCGCAGGCCATGGCGTGCCCGGCGCGCTGATGACGATGCTGGCGCGCGCCGCCTTCGACGACGCCATGAACCGCATCGGCCTGGAGCGGCCCGCGGCCCTGCTCGCCCATGCCGACCGCACCCTGCGCGGGATGCTGCAGGCCTCGCAGCTGCCGCGTGCGATCGCCACCAACATGGACGCCGGCCTGGTGTGCGTGGACCGCGGCACACGCCGGATCCTGTTCGCCGGGGCGAAGATCTCGCTGTACTGGAGCGACGGCGACACGGTGGCGGAAATTCCCGGCGTGCGCCGCGCGCTCGCCGACCGCCGCCAGGCCGAGTTCGTCGAGCACAGCCTCGCCCTGCCGGCGGGTGCGACCTGCTACCTGGTGACCGACGGCTATCTCGACCAGGCCGGCGGCGAACATGGATTCGGCCTCGGCAACAGCCGTTTCGCCGAACTCCTGCGCAGCATCGCACAGCGGCCGATGGCCGAGCAGGCACAGGCCCTGGACCAGGCGCTCGATGCCCACCGCGGCCACCACCCGCAGCTGGACGACATTACAATTCTTGCATTCCGCATCGACTGAGCCCACTGTTTACCCCGCCTGCGCATCAGGAGCCCCACCTTCATGGAATATCTCGACCTTTTCGGCCTGCGCGACCTGTTCAACCGCAACCGCATCCTGCTGTGCTTCAACGGTCCGATCTCGCGCAGCCTGATCGAGGAAATCGGCCACGCCCTGAAAAACTACCTGCAGGCGCAGAACGCCACCCCCTCGGCGGCGATGGACGTCTTCGGCGTGTACATCGAAATGACCCAGAACATCCGCCACTACGCCGCACTGCGGCAGTACGGCGAAGAGGACAGCGCGGCCACCATCATCGTCGCGCACCAGCCGGACGGCGCCTACCTGGTCCAGGCCGGCAACCTGGTCGAAGCCGGCGACGGGCCCCTTCTGATGGCCCGCATCGATGCGCTGTCCGGCATGGACAAGGCCGAACTCAAGGCCGCCTACAAGGAGCAGCTGCGCAAGCCGCGCGATGCCGCGCTCAGTTCCGGCGCCGGGCTGGGCCTGCTCGACATCGCGCGCAAGTCCTGCCAGCCGCTGTCGGCCAGCGTCAGCGCGGCGAGCGACGGCAAGGTGTTCTTCAGCCTGAGGGCGGTCATCTGAAACTCCGCCACATCCCCTACCCGACCGAAAAAACGCCATGACGATCCTGAACATCCCCGGAACCCAATCGACTCCCACCATCACCGCCGACTGGGAGGCCGGCCTGCTGAAGATGGACGGCGACTCCTACCCCGAGAACTCGTTCGAATTCTTCGGCGAGATCCTCGTCTGGGTCGAGCGCTTCCTCGCCGAAACCTCCCGCCCCCTGCGCCTCGATCTGCAGCTGATTTACATGAACACCAGCTCGGTGAAGGCGATGATGGACATCTTCGACATGCTCGAGGACGCCCATGTCCGCGGCCGCGAAGTCCGCGTCGACTGGTACTACCATCCGCGCAACGAGCGCGTGAAGATGCTCGCCGAGGAATTCCGCGAAGATTGCAGCTTCCCCTTCGAGATCGCCGTCCAGCCATCGTGAACACCGCCGCCGACACCCCGCTGTCGAGCGGCCCGGCCCTGCTCGACGAGATCCGCGCGCTGCTCGACGACCCGGCGCTGCGCGGCGACCCGCTCCATGCCCCGCTCGCGCAGCTCCATGCGCTCGCCCGCGAACAGCACGAACGCATGGCCCGGCTGATCCGCATCTCCGACGGCTATCACGACTGGTCGCAAAGCCGCGCCGAAGACCTCAACGCCCGCTTCGACCACCACGTCCGCCGCCTGGAAAAGCTCGCCCGCATTTCCGACCGCTACCAGAATTCGCTGCGCGAACTCAGCGAGAGCCTGCGCGAAGCGTCGATCACCGACGCCCTGACCGGGCTGCGCAACCGTCGCTACCTGATGGAGCGCCTGCGCGAGGAAAACGGCCTCGGCAAGCGCAGCGCCCAGGTCTATTCGCTGGCGATGGTCGATGTCGATCGCTTCAAGGCGATCAACGACCGTTTCGGCCACGAAACCGGCGACATCGTGCTCCACCGCATCGCCGGCGCCCTGCAGGGCGCAATCCGCGAACACGACATCTGCGGACGCTGGGGCGGAGAGGAATTCCTCCTGATCCTGCCCGGGACGCCGCTGGCCGACGGTTGCCACCTGGTCGAGCGCCTGCACACACGGATCCGCGACCTGTACATCGATGCCGAGCCGGGCGGCGGCATCCAGGTTTCGATCAGCACCGGCCTGACCGAGTATCGCCCCGGCGAGGCGCCCACCCACACGCTGGCGCGGGCCGATGCCGCATTGCTGCAGGCGAAGGAGGGCGGGCGGGACCGACTGGTCGCGATCTGAACGCTCCCCGCCCCGGGCTCCTTCCGACCGCAGCCTGATCGCCGCTCAAGGAACCAGGGCGACGCTGCCGGCTGCGGCCGCTGCCGGCCCGCTCCGCACCGAGCGGGCCGGCAGCGCATCGCCTGCACCTTCCTCCACCGGCTCCCACAGGGCGCGGTAGGTCGCGCTGTAGTTCATCAGCTGCTCGGACATGCGCGCCAGGCGGTCGGGCGGACGCGGCGCCCGCAGCGGACCGATCGCCGAATACCCCAGGCCGGCGCGCCCGCCCTTCACCTGCAGCCCGATCAGGTCGAGGATGGTCGGCAGCATGTCGAAGTGGGTGACTTCGTCGGTGTTCTTGGCCAGCCGCCGGTCCTTGCCGATCAGCAGGTTGAACACCCGCCTCTGGGAATTCTGGATCAACTTCGGATAGGAGGTGTTGCCCATCGCCAGATGGTCGCCCTGAACGACGATCGCCACTCGCTCGAGCCCGCCACGGGCGATGATGTATTCGACGAAGTCCGCCACCAGCCCGGCGGTGCACTCGACGATGCCGTCGAAATCGCCATAGCCCTGCTGCGCACACTGCGGGGAGAGGTGGCCGTAGGGGTGATGGGTGTCGATGGTGAGGACGTTGAGGTTGAACGGCCGGCGCGACTTCATCAGCCGGTCGAACTCGGCGCGCGCATGGCGGAACAAGTCGTCGTCGCGCAAGCCCCAGCCGCTCATGCGCTCGGGCGGTTCCCCGGCGGAAATCCACTCCTCGCGCCCCATCACTTTCTCGTAACGATGGTCGCGAAAGAACTTGCCAACCCCGGCAAAAGCCAGGCTGGAGCCGTTGAGGAACACGTTGCGGTAGCCTTCCGCAGCGAGGATGTCGCCCAGGCAGCGCGCATTCGGCAGGTAGCGTTCGATCTTTTCGCCCTGCATGTTGCCGCCGAACATCGCCACCGATTTCAGCGGCAGGCCGCACTGGGTCGCCACCAGCCCGGCGATGGTGAAGTGCGCGCCCATCATCTCGTGGTAGTCGTCGAAGGACACCACTCCCGGACGCGACTTCAGCGCATTGAGGCGGTGCAGCAGGTCGCGGCCGAACAGCGCCGGATCGGAATAGGTGCTCTCCAAGCTTTCGACGTAGATCAGCACCAGGCTCTTCGGCGCTTGCCGGCCACGGACGAGGCCGACCCGGCCGGGATCGACGTAGGTATCGGAAAAGTAGTCCTCGCCGAAATAGGCCCGCACGTAGCGCGCCACCGAGAAGCTGTCGACGAAGAAGGCCGCCCCCGCGCCCAGCACCACCAGCGGCACGATCCGCGGCAGCGTGTGGCGCGCCCCGCGATGGACCCATTCGCCCAGCCAGTGGCCACCCGCCCGCAGGCGGTCGCGTACCGCATGCAGCAGCGGCAACGGCCAGCCCGTGCCGCGGGCGTGCACGCGGCCGACCCAGCCGTCCACCGCCCACAGCAGCAGCGCCAGCAGCAACGGCAGGGCCAGGCCGCGCCACAGGAAGCGGCGGGTGAGCTCGGGGTCGCTGGTCAGCACGCCTTCGGAGCCGAAGCGCAGGTGGTAGAGCACCTGGTCGATGCTGACCGAGCCGAACTCGTCGGTCAGCCAGCGCGGCACCGCATACAGCAGACAGCCGGCCAGAATGGCCAGAAATCTGAGCATTTTCCCGACACCCATCTTGCCCCCGCGCACGCAAGCCCCTGCGCGTACCTCGGATGGAACGCACGCAGAAGGTGCGCAATGCTACCGCAACAAATCCGTCATCGAATCCTCATCTTTGTGTCGACATGCAGCGCACGCCGCCGCCGAAGCGGGAAAGCGCGGAACGGCGGCGCGCCCGCTCAGCAGCTCACCACGGCACGGTTGATGATCACCCGCGCATCGACCACGGCATAGCCGTCGGGGTAGGCGATGACCGGGTTGAGGTCGAGCTCGGAGAGTTGCGGATAGGCGCTGACGATGCTCGACACCTTCAGCAACAAATCGACCAGCGCCGCCTTGTCCACCGCCGCCTCCCCGCGCACGCCTTCCAGGATGCGGCGCCCCTTGAGCTGGTCGACCATCGATTCGGCGTCGAAGCGCGACAGCGGAATGGCGCGGAAGGCGACATCCTCGAGGATCTCGACGAAGATGCCGCCCAGGCCGAACATCAGCACCGGGCCGAAAATCGGGTCGCGCACCACGCCGACGATGGCTTCGGTCCCCTTGCGCGCCATCGGCGTCACCAGCACGCCGCGGATGTCGGCGTTCGGGTCGTAGGCCCGGCAGCGGGTCATGATCCGGTCGTAGGCTTCGCCCAGCGCCGCCTCGCCAACCAGATTCAGCACCACGCCGCCGGCGTCGGACTTGTGCAGGATGTCCTTCGACACCACCTTCATCGCCAGCGCCTGGCCGCCGAAATGCGCCGCCGCCGCGGCCAGCTCGTCGGCGCCGTGCACCACCCGCTCCTCAGCCACCGCCACCCCATGGGCGCGCAGCAGCGCTTTCGCCTCGAACTCGTAGAGGTCGCGGCCTTCGTTCTGGGCACGCGCGAACATCGCCTGCATGTCCTCGACCGGCGTCACCCCGGGCTGCAGCGGCTGGCCGTGCTGGTGGGCGAGGTAGGCGCCGCGCTCGCCGAGCGCCTGCAGCACCCGCACCGCGTGTTCGATCGAGGCGTACACCGGCAGCCCGGCCTCGTGCAGGCGGCGCAGCGCCGGCGGCTTGACCGGCGCATAGAGGCTGTAGATCACCAGCGGTTTGTCGATGCGGCGGGCGAGCTCGATCATCGACTCCGCGGCGCGCATCTCCCCGCCGAGGAGGGACTCGGCGAAGCGGGTGTGGTAGCCGCCGAACATGCCGACGAGGAACACCGCATCGACGCTGTCGTCCTCGGCGGCGATCTCCATGCAGCGCGCCAGCACTTCGGGGTCGGCATCGGAGCTGCCGGCAACATCGACCGGGTTGGCGAGCGAGGCCTGCGGCAGCAGGATCGCCGCCAGGCGCTTGCGCGTCGCTTCCGACAGCGGCGCCAGCTCCAGCCCGGCTTCGGACAGGCGGTCGGAGGTGATCGTGGCCTGGCCGCCGCCGTCGGCGATCACCGCCACCCGCTTGCCGCGCGCCTGCTGCAGCAGGCCCAGGCCTTCGGCCACCGGCAGGATGCGGTCGGAATGGTGGACGACGGTGACCCCGACCTGGCGCAGCAGATCGACGGTCATCGCATAACTGCCGGCGAGCGCCCCGGTGTGCGAACTGGCGGCCTTCTTGCCCAGCTCGGTGGCGCCCGACTTGTACACCACCACCGGCTTCAGCGGGGTGATCTCGCGCGCCGCCTGGAGGAAGCGCTGGCCATCGCGGAAGCCTTCGACGTACAGGGTCGCGACCCGGGTGCGCTCGTCCTCGCCAAGGTAGCGCAGGTAGTCGTTGAAGCCGATGTCGGTCTGGTTGCCGGGGCCGACGTAGGTGGAAAAGCCGACGTGGCCGTTGTGCTCGGCCTCCAGCACCAGCGCCAGCAGCATGTTGCCCGACTGCGAGATGAAGCCGATGTCGCCGGCCTTGATGTTGCGCAGGTCGAGCAGGTTCACTTTCTTGTGCAGGTTGAACATGCCCGAGGTATTGGGGCCGATGATGCGCACTCCGCCCGCGCGCGCCGCGTCGAGCACCTGCTGCTCGAGCTTCGCCCCTTCCGCGCCGGTCTCGCGAAAGCCCGCGGCGAGAATCACTGCGCCTTTGACGCCCTTGCGCCCGCACTCGGCAATCAGCCCGGGCAAGGTCGCAGCCGGCGTACAGATCAGCGCGAGATCGACCGCGCCGGGAACGTCATCGAGGGTCGGGCAGGTCGGCACGCCGAGGATCTCGGACACTTTGGGGTTGATCGGGTAGATCCTGCCGGCGTAATCCCCCTTGATCAGGCCGACCATCGCCTTGTAGCCGCGCTTGGTCGGGTCGGCCGAAGCGCCGATGATGGCGATCGAATCCGGGGCGAGGAAGTCGTGCAGCGGGCTGCGGTGGGCGGAGGCCGCAAGTGCGGTGTCGTGCGTGCTCATGTCATTGCCCCCGGAACACCGGTGCGCGTTTCTCGGCGAAGGCATCGACGCCTTCCTGCCAGTCGCGGGTGGTGCCGACGAACATCATGCCTTCGAGTTCGGCGGTGAGGCAGGCGTCGAGGGTGCGCTCGGCCGAGCGGTTGAGCTGCTCCTTGGCAAGCAGCATCGAAAACGGCGCCTTGCCCGCGATCTTGCGCGCGAAGCCGCGCGCCGTGTCGAGAAAGCCCTCGTCGGCGAACACCCGGCTCGCCAGCCCGATGCGTACCGCCTCTTCACCCTTGATGCGCTCACCGAGAAAGACCAGCTCGCGCGCCTTCGCCAACCCGACCAGGCGCGGCAGCAGCCAGGTCACGCCGCCGCCGAGGAAATTGCCGATCGAGATCTCGGGCAGACCGATCTGCGCGCTTTCAGCCATCAGCACGAAGTCGGCGGCGATCGCCAT
The window above is part of the Thauera aromatica K172 genome. Proteins encoded here:
- a CDS encoding enoyl-CoA hydratase/isomerase family protein, with the protein product MSYETLVYEVRDGIAEIRFNRPQRLNAVTRQLYAELDAALSRAEAEHDVRVVLLSGEGRAFCVGADLKEHKAGRTAFDRRQYLKGEQDVCKRLLELQKPVIAAVNGYALGAGAEMAIAADFVLMAESAQIGLPEISIGNFLGGGVTWLLPRLVGLAKARELVFLGERIKGEEAVRIGLASRVFADEGFLDTARGFARKIAGKAPFSMLLAKEQLNRSAERTLDACLTAELEGMMFVGTTRDWQEGVDAFAEKRAPVFRGQ